In Syngnathoides biaculeatus isolate LvHL_M chromosome 5, ASM1980259v1, whole genome shotgun sequence, the following are encoded in one genomic region:
- the LOC133500907 gene encoding tumor necrosis factor receptor superfamily member 11B-like, producing MKLILLFTASLTWAFQQQAEPSKYQYRDPVTSDLLLCDQCPPGTAVKKHCTADRATECQVCPERHFADSWHWGDSCQYCTSVCKERQLVKHECNSTHDRVCECAAGFHLVVEFCITHSSCPAGYGVAALGTPVSDTVCKQCPAGHFSSSRSSAEACRPHRNCTDSGLKTLRWGTSTSDSICGSQGQIMAIDCAHQHTLCRTDVLLCEEAVFQSLASLQLSSVPLERLLESLPGRRVDGKSVERLKKACSPQQQVLQLLRLWRQQNKDQDKLYGIIKGVNLCERKISRCNSLKNVTLGDLLEVTDSLPGVKVHQEDVSALAAMCLPKQYILQLLHLWKTANFDLDLVKGLSHSVRVLRSKGAPRYLLKGLKKISRIIGSTSTRKTYEKMFVSMLQDELCFKTLKPFNE from the exons CTCTTCACAGCCTCCCTCACCTGGGCCTTCCAGCAGCAGGCTGAGCCGTCCAAGTACCAGTACCGCGACCCCGTGACCTCCGACCTCCTCCTTTGCGACCAGTGTCCCCCCGGCACGGCCGTGAAGAAACACTGCACCGCGGACAGGGCCACGGAGTGCCAAGTCTGCCCGGAGAGGCATTTTGCCGACAGCTGGCACTGGGGGGACTCGTGCCAATATTGCACCTCG GTGTGCAAAGAGAGGCAGCTGGTGAAACACGAGTGCAACAGCACCCACGACCGAGTGTGCGAGTGCGCTGCAGGTTTCCACCTGGTGGTCGAGTTCTGCATCACGCACAGCTCCTGCCCGGCCGGCTACGGAGTTGCAGCTTTAG GTACGCCGGTGAGCGACACCGTGTGCAAGCAATGCCCCGCTGGCCATTTCTCCAGCAGCCGCTCCTCCGCAGAAGCATGTCGACCGCACAGAAACTGCACCGACTCGGGCCTGAAGACGCTGAGATGGGGGACGTCCACTTCAGACAGCATCTGCGGGAGTCAGGGCCAGATTATGGCCATCGATTGCGCTCATCAGCACACTTTGTGCCGCACAG ACGTGCTGCTGTGCGAGGAGGCCGTCTTCCAGTCGCTCGCCTCCCTGCAGCTGTCCTCCGTGCCCCTGGAGCGTCTGCTGGAGAGCCTTCCCGGCCGGCGGGTGGACGGCAAGAGCGTGGAGAGGCTGAAGAAGGCCTGCTCTCCACAACAGCAAGTCCTCCAGCTGCTGCGGCTCTGGAGGCAGCAGAACAAAGACCAGGACAAGCTCTACGGTATCATAAAAG GCGTGAACCTCTGCGAGCGGAAAATCTCCCGCTGCAACAGCCTGAAAAACGTAACTCTGGGCGACCTCCTGGAAGTCACCGACAGCTTGCCGGGGGTTAAAGTTCACCAGGAGGATGTGTCGGCGCTGGCGGCCATGTGCCTCCCCAAGCAGTACATTCTGCAGCTCCTGCACCTGTGGAAGACGGCCAACTTTGACCTGGATCTGGTCAAAGGTCTTTCTCACAGCGTCAGGGTGCTGCGCAGCAAAGGGGCGCCTCGCTACCTGTTGAAGGGCTTGAAGAAGATCAGCCGCATTATTGGCTCCACCTCCACGCGCAAGACCTACGAGAAGATGTTTGTTAGCATGCTGCAGGACGAGCTGTGTTTTAAAACTCTAAAGCCGTTCAACGAATGA
- the LOC133500823 gene encoding tumor necrosis factor receptor superfamily member 6B-like, with the protein MRDKAASSCTQDSLNISMPSLSPLKLPPLLLLLLLLLCGVHCHDSASESPPTYKHRDPSTGETLACNKCPPGTRMSAHCTAAAQTQCAPCRDEHFTELWNYLPKCLYCSDSCSGDKEVEVECSPRRNRVCRCKEGLHMTGDYCNRHSECARGHGVLTRGTSKNDTVCQKCSDGFFSSSWSAVEECAKHKTCVDGELVLLNGSATQDTMCGLCEELANGGELLRTFLSSFFTMQRINLWKLIKFVVRYIGPSRKERQTLHRDWVSSPRKLRRHLLDLIQTWLHKAPKEQLEKLPLMLRESQIPSVVEKLDKRLKQIQEQSPNCALMPLFAFD; encoded by the exons ATGCGTGACAAAGCAGCATCCTCGTGCACGCAGGATTCGCTCAACATCAGCATG CCGTCCCTGTCGCCACTTAAACTGCCGccattgctgctgctgctgctgctgcttctgtgCGGCGTTCACTGCCACGACTCGGCTTCGGAGTCCCCTCCCACGTACAAGCACAGAGATCCGTCGACTGGGGAGACCCTCGCGTGCAACAAGTGTCCGCCTGGCACGCGCATGTCGGCTCACTGCACGGCCGCCGCGCAAACGCAGTGCGCGCCGTGCAGAGACGAACACTTCACGGAGCTGTGGAACTACTTGCCCAAATGTCTCTACTGCAGCGACTCCTGCTCGGGCGACAAGGAGGTGGAGGTCGAGTGCAGCCCACGCAGAAACAGAGTGTGCCGCTGCAAGGAGGGCTTGCACATGACGGGGGACTACTGCAACAGGCACTCCGAGTGCGCCCGCGGCCACGGCGTCCTCACCAGAG gtacttCCAAAAACGACACAGTGTGCCAAAAGTGCTCGGACGGCTTCTTCTCGTCATCTTGGTCCGCCGTGGAGGAGTGCGCCAAACACAAAACGTGCGTCGACGGGGAGCTCGTCCTCCTCAATGGTTCCGCCACCCAGGACACGATGTGCGGCCTCTGCGAGGAGCTCGCCAACGGAG GTGAGCTCCTCAGGACCTTCCTCTCAAGCTTCTTTACCATGCAAAGGATAAATTTATGGAAATTGATCAAATTTGTTGTCAG GTACATCGGTCCGTCGAGGAAGGAAAGGCAGACGTTGCACCGCGACTGGGTCTCCTCTCCCCGCAAGTTGCGACGTCATCTGTTGGATCTCATCCAGACGTGGCTCCACAAGGCCCCGAAGGAGCAGCTGGAGAAACTGCCACTCATGCTCAGGGAATCTCAGATCCCCTCCGTGGTGGAGAAGCTGGACAAGAGACTAAAACAGATCCAAGAGCAGAGTCCCAACTGTGCCTTAATGCCTTTATTCGCCTTTGACTGa